The nucleotide sequence GCCTTGAACACAACCAAAATCCTATCCACCCTGCTTGGACCTACCCCTGACTCGGAACATATTGCTGCAGCACTCGTATCACGACTCGTAACATAGGGATAAGATCCATGATAGAGCGAAAGCATTAAACCCTGCGTTCCCTCCAAAACAACAGTTTTATCCGCATCAATAGCGTCGTTCACCTCTTCTACCGCATCTGCCAAAAAGCCTTTCAACTCTGCCACATCCTTCGCTAACTTAGCTGACCTCTTCGCTCTCTCCTGCACCGCGGGACCAACACCCCAGCCAGTAGTGCCAAGGCTTCTCAAGTGATCGTCGCTCTTGTCTAGTTCAGAGTGATGCAGCTCAATAATAGACGCCTGCCTATCCACCCCAATCCTACCTTCAACACCTGTTGCCTCTACCTCTTTTAAAAATTGAGGAACATGAACATTAGCTCCAGGACCAATCAAGAGGCGACAACTATCATAAACAAATGTGGAAGGAACCACATGTAGCGCGTAACGTCTACCTTTGAAATGCACAGTGTGGGCAGCATTAACAGACCCCGTGCGCACACAGAC is from Candidatus Bathyarchaeota archaeon and encodes:
- a CDS encoding adenylosuccinate synthetase translates to MGCTVVAGAFWGDEGKGKVISYLALKDKVDVCVRTGSVNAAHTVHFKGRRYALHVVPSTFVYDSCRLLIGPGANVHVPQFLKEVEATGVEGRIGVDRQASIIELHHSELDKSDDHLRSLGTTGWGVGPAVQERAKRSAKLAKDVAELKGFLADAVEEVNDAIDADKTVVLEGTQGLMLSLYHGSYPYVTSRDTSAAAICSESGVGPSRVDRILVVFKAFITRVGAGGLPGELSKEEAERRGWFETAAGTGRERRSAPFNFDLARRAARIHGATEAAVTKLDILYPSCKNATDYDRLPQEARDFIAKVEEATGVRVTIVGTGPGALDIIDRRSSS